In the genome of Massilia sp. W12, the window TGTATCTGGCAAATCGGCGTGCGTGACATGTATTTTCAGCCTTTGCACAAGGTCAGCAGCGCACAACAAGCAAGCCTGCATACGCTCTCCGCATGGGAAGCAGCCACGCAAGGCTATGAGCGCATGCTCAAGACGCTGGACCCGGAGATTCCATGGTTTATCTCATTTGATGTGGACGTACTGGCGCAAGCTGATGCACCACAAACAGCCACCCCGGTGCTGGGCGGCTTAGCCTGGTATCCCTTGTTGCAATTATTTGAACAGTTATTTTCCCGACTGCAGATTGTGGGAATGGAGTTTGTTGAAATTGGTGAAGGATCGCAGAGCGCGCATGGCCCGGCCGCGATTGCAGCACGCCTCATCAGCCGCTATCTTTTCCATTTACGCGGCGCACAAACCAGTCCTTATCAATTTTTCGCCAATCCACAACAAACCATTCCACATGATCAAAACTGAGACGAGCAAACCATGCCTGATATGTTGAACTTACTCAAAGTTTTTCCTTCCATGCTCAGCGCCCGGGAATGCGAAACCCTGATTGCTGCTTATGAAACGCAAGCCGCTCTGGCTGAGTCCGAAAACTCACAGGACGCCAATAGCGGGAAATACCGGCAAGCCGGTTTCAGCGCAGTCTCTCTACAGCCGGAACATGCCGCATTTGCCCTGGTGCACCAGCGCACGGGACAGGCTATCGATGCCTGGCTCAACAGCTTGCAACAAGAGGGGCGCTATAACATTCATCTGCTGCGTCAGCATTTGCGTTATGCGCATGATTACAGGATATTAAAATATCCGACCGGCAGCAGCATCCACCCGCATACAGATTGGGATGTTTTTACACTGGGCAGTTGCACGCTTGCATTAAATGACGAGTATGAGGGCGGAGAATTTTCTTTTTTCAATGGTGCGCACAATATACGACTCAAGCGCGGCGATATCATGATCTGGCCGGCGGATTGCTTTTGGGTGCACGAAGTAAAACCGATCCAGAGCGGCGTACGCTACAGCGTCAACAGCTTTATCAATGCCATTCCTGAGCCGCTCAAACTCAAAACGATTGCGCAACTCAACGCCTTGCCGGCATCAGATTGGCGCACCGCCTGGCGGCATCGCTTGTCGCCACAAGCCGCATCAGCATAGCGCCGTCCTGATCAATCTTTATGCCCGTGGTCATGGCGGCAAGCCGGGCCATGTTGATGCGCTTTGCGATATGCCAGCGATGCTTTTGCTTGCGGCTGAACATCTTGCGCTGCATGTTCGCCTGTCTGCGCATGATCATGGTCATGATCGTGTTCATGCGCGCAGCTTGCCGGCTGTAACAGGCTGCAGCTGTGCGCGCACGCGCCCAGCTCCACTTGCAAGGTGCAATGCATAATGCCGAATTCTGCTTTCAGCGCTGCGCCGATCTGCTCCAGCGCGGTGTCACCCGGATGGCCGCCCGGCATCACCAGATGCGCGGTCAGCGCATTTTCCGTGGTGGACAGCGCCCAGATGTGCAAATCATGCACATCTGTCACCCCTGCCCGGCTGCGCAACCAGCTTTGCACTGCCTGCGGATCAATGTGCATGGGCACAGCAGCCATCACCAATTGCAGCGCCTCTGTCAACAAGCTCCAGGTGCCCCACAACACAATCGCGACAATAATCAGCGACACAAGGGGGTCCAGCCAATACCAATCGCGCACCATCAACACCAGCCCGGTCAGCAACACGCCAAAGGAAATCGCGGCATCCGCCGCCAGGTGCAAATATGCGCCCTTCAAATTCAAATCATGCTTGGCCCCGGCCATGAACAACCAGGCGGAAAAACCATTCACGGCGATGCCGATTGCCGCCAACAGGGACACAATGCCGCCCTCCACCGGGGTCGGCTGCCACAAGCGGTGCAAGGCTTCCCACACAATCACGCCGCAGGCAAACATCAAGAGCATGGCGTTGAGCAAGGCCACCAGAATCGAACTCTTGCGCCAGCCATAGGTATAGCGCGCGCTCGGCGCACGCTGCGCCAGACGGGCCGCGCCCCAGGCCAGGATCAGGCTTAAAACATCCGATAAATTATGCCCGGCGTCGGCCATCAACGCGGTCGAGTGCGCCAGCCAGCCATACACAAATTCCAGCACCACAAACACGCTGTTCAAACCAATCGCCCACATGAAGGCGCGCCCCTGGCGCAAGGGGTCGCCGTGATGGTGGTGATGTGCGCCATGATCATGGCTGTGTGCATGTCCCATCATGCGCCTCCTTCGCCGTCATCGGTGGCGGGTTCCTGCACATGCGCCAGCATATCGCCCAAGGTATGGCGGATATGTTCATCTTGCAGACTGTAGAAAACTTGCTTGCCGCTGCGCTCGCTTTTGACAATCCGCGCTGCGCGCAACAGCCGTAAATGGTGGCTCACCAGAGAGACGCTGACCGCCATGCGGCTGGCCAATTCAGACACCGCCAGATTGTCGCGGCAATGCAAGACAATCGCCAAGCGGGTTGGATCGCCCAGCAAATGAAACAGATCAGCCAATTGCCGCACCGCAGCCGGATCAGGCGTGGCGCTGATTGGCGCCGCCGGGGCGCAGCAAACCGCAGGGGACTGTGGATCGTGCATAACATCCTCAACATTTGAATAGATGTTCAAATGTTAGCAGCAAAAAAGGCGGCGCACAAGCACCGCCCCGGCAATTCAAGCCGCCAGTTTTTCCTGGCGCTGCACATGGGCGCGCACCAGTCTGACCACACTTTCAGCAAAAGCGTCCGGGGTCAAATTCAAGTTGCGGAATTTCCAGCGTTTCAAGTGCCAGTCCTGCGCCAGCGACATGCAATGCGCGGAGAACAGCCAGGCTTGCTCCTGATTAAAGCCCGGCAGCTGCACCGCCAATCCGGCAATATGGGTTTGGATATTGGATTCAGATGCTTTGGCCACTTCGCGCTGCTCTTGCTGCAAGGCGCGTGATTCGAGGAACATGAAATACAACCAGGGCTGCAAAATCTCGGCCATATAAATATTGGCGCGCACAATGCATTCGATATGGTCGAGCGGGTCGGGCACATGCAAAAACCATTGCTGCAGCAAATCAGTGGCATACAAGACCATATCGGCGATCATGCTGGCCAATTGATCTTTGCTCTGGATATAGCCGTACAATCCGCCCATCGACAAGCCGGTTTCGCGGCATAAATCGCGCAAACTCATTTCGCGAAAACCCACGGTATTGGCCAGACGGAAGGTGGCGCCGAAGATGCGTTCCAGATTTTCCAGCGCCGCCTCGCGCCGTTTGACGCCAATGCGCTCGGCATTGCGTTGCAATAAAAATTCCCAGATATTGTCTTGATTCAGCGGTGTCGCCTGACAAAACTGCGCCAGCGTGAAATGCACTGGCAATTCCTTGATTCCCATGTCTTCCCCTGTCTTCCCAAGCTGTGCGCGGCAAAACGGCGGCATTGTGCTGATGCGCCGGCCTGACGCCATCCCGGATGTTTTCATGCTTTTTGATGCCGCCAGCCCGCTTGGCAGTCACTGGATGCGTACTGCCTCAGCCCATGCTGCCGTCTGACGGAATCAGGATCATGCGTGAGCACCGGCTTTTGCGCAAGCCGCATGCAATTGACGGCGGGTGAAAATGCAACAGCTTGCCGCTATGGCAACAAGCTGGCGCCTCTCTGATCTCTGTGGAAATCACATATTTTTTTCATCATTTTCTGCGCACTTGCTTGCAATAAAATTCAAACAAAGACAGAATTGCTGTAGAGCGAGTGCTCGCTCTACGTTGGATAGCTCGTCTCTGGGCAGGCTTAGGGGTAGGCCTGCCCTCTTTTTCCCCACCCCGGGCGCCTTTTCCGGCGCTGTCTGATATGCATCTGGACAATACTCACAACACGGAGACCTTATGCGTTTTTCAGCTTTTCATTCTGCCATTTTCAGCCTCCTGGGCGCAGTCGCCCTGTGCAGCCCGGCCGCGCACGCGGCAGGCTATACCGAAACCCGTTATCCCCTGGTGCTGGTGCATGGCCTGTTTGGTTTTGACAATATCGGCCCGGTCGATTATTGGTATGGCGTGGCGCCAAGCCTGCGTTCCGGCGGCGCGACGGTATTCACTTCACAAGTCTCAGCCGCCAACAGCACGCAAGTGCGGGGAGAGCAATTGCTGACAGAAGTCAAGCGCATCGTCGCGGTCAGCGGCAAGAGCAAAGTCAATCTGATTGGCCACAGCCATGGCGGCCCGACTATCCGCTATGTGGCCACAGTGCGTCCTGATCTGGTGGCTTCGGTCACCTCGATTGGCGGTGTCAACAAAGGTTCTGCGGCGGCGGATGTGCTGCTGGGCGTGGCCCCGCCGGGCAGTATTTCGCGCGACATCATCAGCAAAGTGGCCGACGGTCTGGCCAAGTTGATTTCCTTCTTATCCGGCGGCGCCGGACTGCCGCAAAATTCACTGGCGGCGGCGCAATCGCTGTCCACCGCCGGCAGCGCCAAATTCAATGCCGCCCATCCGGCGGGCCTGCCGTTCAGCGCCTGCGGCGAAGGCGCTTACCAGGTCAACGGCGTATCCTATTTTTCCTGGAGCGGCGGGCAGAGTTACACCAATGCGCTGGATGCGATTGATCCGGCCTTAGCCTTAACCGGGCTGGTGTTCGGCGGCGCCAAAAATGATGGCCTGGTGTCATCCTGCTCCAGCCACCTGGGGCGCGTGATCCGCGATGACTATGCAATGAACCATATGGATGAGGTGAATCACAGTTTGGGGATTGTGCATTTGTTTGAAACCAATCCGCTGAGCATTTTCCGCAGCCACGCCAACCGCTTGCAAAATCAGGGCTTGTAAGCGCAATGCGCCGGCCAGCGCGATGCGGGCCGGCGCGTGCGTCTGGATTGACAGGCGGGGGGAATCGCCGCACACTTGCAGCACCACAACTTCCCTCTTCTGCGCCATGTTTACCAAACCTGAAACACTGGCCAAAGCCAGCCGCAGCCTGTTTGAGATGCAAATGCAAGCGATGCAAAACATCAGCGCGCAAGCGGTGCAAAGCGTTCA includes:
- a CDS encoding cation diffusion facilitator family transporter; its protein translation is MMGHAHSHDHGAHHHHHGDPLRQGRAFMWAIGLNSVFVVLEFVYGWLAHSTALMADAGHNLSDVLSLILAWGAARLAQRAPSARYTYGWRKSSILVALLNAMLLMFACGVIVWEALHRLWQPTPVEGGIVSLLAAIGIAVNGFSAWLFMAGAKHDLNLKGAYLHLAADAAISFGVLLTGLVLMVRDWYWLDPLVSLIIVAIVLWGTWSLLTEALQLVMAAVPMHIDPQAVQSWLRSRAGVTDVHDLHIWALSTTENALTAHLVMPGGHPGDTALEQIGAALKAEFGIMHCTLQVELGACAHSCSLLQPASCAHEHDHDHDHAQTGEHAAQDVQPQAKASLAYRKAHQHGPACRHDHGHKD
- a CDS encoding metalloregulator ArsR/SmtB family transcription factor, which produces MHDPQSPAVCCAPAAPISATPDPAAVRQLADLFHLLGDPTRLAIVLHCRDNLAVSELASRMAVSVSLVSHHLRLLRAARIVKSERSGKQVFYSLQDEHIRHTLGDMLAHVQEPATDDGEGGA
- a CDS encoding triacylglycerol lipase, with product MRFSAFHSAIFSLLGAVALCSPAAHAAGYTETRYPLVLVHGLFGFDNIGPVDYWYGVAPSLRSGGATVFTSQVSAANSTQVRGEQLLTEVKRIVAVSGKSKVNLIGHSHGGPTIRYVATVRPDLVASVTSIGGVNKGSAAADVLLGVAPPGSISRDIISKVADGLAKLISFLSGGAGLPQNSLAAAQSLSTAGSAKFNAAHPAGLPFSACGEGAYQVNGVSYFSWSGGQSYTNALDAIDPALALTGLVFGGAKNDGLVSSCSSHLGRVIRDDYAMNHMDEVNHSLGIVHLFETNPLSIFRSHANRLQNQGL
- a CDS encoding 2OG-Fe(II) oxygenase; the encoded protein is MPDMLNLLKVFPSMLSARECETLIAAYETQAALAESENSQDANSGKYRQAGFSAVSLQPEHAAFALVHQRTGQAIDAWLNSLQQEGRYNIHLLRQHLRYAHDYRILKYPTGSSIHPHTDWDVFTLGSCTLALNDEYEGGEFSFFNGAHNIRLKRGDIMIWPADCFWVHEVKPIQSGVRYSVNSFINAIPEPLKLKTIAQLNALPASDWRTAWRHRLSPQAASA
- a CDS encoding helix-turn-helix domain-containing protein, which codes for MGIKELPVHFTLAQFCQATPLNQDNIWEFLLQRNAERIGVKRREAALENLERIFGATFRLANTVGFREMSLRDLCRETGLSMGGLYGYIQSKDQLASMIADMVLYATDLLQQWFLHVPDPLDHIECIVRANIYMAEILQPWLYFMFLESRALQQEQREVAKASESNIQTHIAGLAVQLPGFNQEQAWLFSAHCMSLAQDWHLKRWKFRNLNLTPDAFAESVVRLVRAHVQRQEKLAA